The Streptomyces tendae DNA segment CCATCGGCCGCCGCCGGCACTCCACCGGCGACACCCCCGACATCGATCTGTCCACCCCGCCGGAGGACCCGGGCGTCTCGCACCAGCACGCGGTGCTGGTGCAGCAGCCGGACGGCAGCTGGGCGGTCGTCGACCAGAACTCGACGAACGGCACGACGGTCAACGGCTCCGAGGAGCCCATCCAGCCGTTCGTCCCGATCCCGCTGCAGGACGGCGACCGGGTGCACGTGGGCGCCTGGACGACGATCACCATCCGCCGGGGCTGAGCTCCGGCAGCGGCCAGACGTGCCTCCCCGCGGGGCCGTCCAGCCAGGCCCGAACGCCCTCCGCGTCGACGGTCAGGCCGTAGCGTTCGCGCTGCGGCCTGCCTTCGCGTTCCCAGACGTCGTACGCCTCCCCGGGGCCGAGGGTCCCGGCGGTCAGTTCGAGAAGGAACCGGAAGAGGTCGCTCCGCCGGGCCGCCGAAGGCAGTCCGTCCAGGTCGGGCGGCTCCTGCGGGGGGCCGCCCGCGCCGCGCAGCGGCACGAAGTAGGCGGGCGTGTTCAGGAACGGCCCCTCGGCACGGCGGGCGTCGCGCACGGTCAGGGCGACCAGACCGGTGGCGAACGGGCCGAGGATCCGGCCCCCCGGGCGGCACTGGGCGAGCCAGGCGCGCGGGATCGCCGGCAGGGCGCAGGTCGCGACGATCCGGTCGTACGGCGCGCGTGCGGGCACCCCGCGCGACCCGTCGCCGGTGACGACGGCGGGGCGGTGCCCGGCGGCCGCCAGGTGCCGGCGGGCCGACTCGGTGATCTCCGGGTCGAGATCGATCGTGGTGACCAGGGAGTCGTCGCCGAGCCGGTGGGCGAGCAGGGCGGCGTTGTAGCCGCTGCCGGTGCCGATCTCCAGGACCCGGTGGCCGTCCCGGACGCGCAGGCCCGCCAGCATCAGCGCCATGAGGGAGGGCTGGCTGCTGGAGGAGAGCAGCTCGCCGTCGCGCATCCGGATCGCCAGCGGGGTGTCCTCGTACGCGCCGCGCAGCCACCGCTCGCGCGCGGCGGGGTCGGGGTGCTCGCCCCACCGGCGTTCGTACCCGCCCCTGACGCCGACGTAGTAGGAGGGCACGAACAGATGGCGGGGCACGGCGGCGAACGCCTCCCGCCACACCGGGTCCGCCGCGAAGGCGCCGCTCGCCTCGATCTCCCGCACCAGCGCCGTCCGCGCCGCAAGGGCGAGGCCGTCACCGTCCACAGGGGGTTCGTCCACCCCTCCACGGTAGGGCTCCGGGGGGTCCTAGGCCTTGAGTCCTATGCCGTCGTGTCTGAGACCATGGACGGCGTGACAGAGATTCGGCGCGGCACGCTTCAGGAGCAGACCTTCTACGAGCAGGTCGGCGGGGAGGAGACCTTCCGCCGGCTCGTCCACCGTTTCTACCAGGGAGTGGCCGAGGACCCGCTGCTCCGGCCGATGTACCCGGAGGAGGACCTGGGCCCGGCCGAGGAGCGGATGACGCTCTTCCTCATGCAGTACTGGGGCGGTCCGACCACGTACAGCCAGAACCGGGGTCACCCGCGGCTGCGGATGCGGCACGCCCCGTTCAAGGTCGACCGCGCCGCGCACGACGCGTGGCTGAAGCACATGCGGGACGCCGTGGACGATCTGGGTCTGTCCGAGGAGCACGAACAGACCCTGTGGAAGTACCTGACCTACGCGGCCGCCTCGATGATCAACTCCCCGGACTGACCTGACGCACCCCGCGCGGGGACAGGCCGCCGACCCTCCCCGTCACACGTCCGCCACATAACGGTCACCGGGCTCCGCATTCCGATCACGATCAGGTCAAAAGCGGAGACCGGACGATGCCCCTCGCCTTGCCCCTCTGACAACATCACCGAGAGGTCTGGACAACAGGGGGGCGCGGGGTGGATGCCGCACGGGGTTCCGCGGGGTTCGTGTTCGCCCGCGCACGGGCGAACCGCCCCCTGCTGGCCGCGGCCCTGCTCACGGTCCTGCTGACCACGGCCGTTCTCGCGACGCTCGCCGCCTACTCCACGACGATCGGCGACGCGGCCCTGCGGCACGCCCTCACGGCGCCCCGTGACGCCGCCGACACCACCCTCCTCGTCAAGGCCGAAGCCCTCCCCGAGGGCGGTCGCGAAGCCGCCGACACCGCCGTGCGCGAGGGCGCCGAACGGGCCTTCGACGGGCTGCCGGTGACGCTGCACACCCTGGCCAGGTCCGGCCCCTACGGCCTGCCGCTCTCCCTGCGGGGGGAGGGCGGGCGCGCCGGGGGCGAGGAGCCCGACCTGACGCACTTCGCGGCGCTGGACCGGACGCAGGTCAGGATCACCGAAGGGCGCGCCCCCTCGGCGCGGCCCACCGGCCCGGAGATCGAGGTCGCCCTTCCCGTCGTCGCCGCCCGTGAGCTGGAGCTGCGGCCGGGTTCCCGGCTCACCCTGGCGAACCGCCTGCGCGGGCCCTCCGCACAGGTGCGGATCACCGGCCTGTACCGGCCCGTCGACACCTCCGCGCCCTACTGGCAGCTCGACGAGCTGAACGGCCGCGGCATCGTCACCGACCACTACACCACCTACGGCCCGCTGCTCGCGGACGCCTCCGTGGTCACCGGGGACCGGGTCAGCGCGGGTCCCGTCGGCTGGCTGGCGTCGGCCGGCTTCTCCGGGATGACCACCGGGCGGATCGAAGCACTGCGCACCGCCATGGCCGAGGGCGTCGAAGCGCTGCCCTCCGCTCCGGCCCTGCACGGCTCGGCGACCGTCACCAGCGAACTGCCCCCCACGCTGGACCGGATCGAGCGGTCCCTGTTCGTCTCCCGTTCCACCCTGCTCGTCATCGCCCTCCAGCTCACCCTCCTCGCGGCAGCGGCACTGCTCCTGGTGGCCCGCCTGCTGACCGCCGAACGTACCTCCGAGACCCGGCTGTTGCGGGCCCGCGGCGCCTCCCGCGCCCGGGTGGCACGGCTCGCCGCCCTGGAGGCACTGCTGCTGGCGGTGCCCGCGGCCGTCTGCGCCCCGCTGCTGGCGGGCCCCCTCACGCGGCTGCTCGCCGGACGGGGCGCGCTGGCCCGGATCGGGCTGCACCTGGACGCCTCCGTCGGCACGGTCGCCGGACAGGGTGCCGTGTGGCTGGTGTCGGTGGGCGTGGCACTCGGCTGCGCACTGGCCGTCACCCTCCCCGCGCTCGCCACCCCCTACGGCCCCGGCCGCGCCAAGCCGCTGCCCGGCGTGGTGCGCGCGGGCGCGGACGTGGGACTGCTGGTGGTGGCCGGAGTGGCGTACTGGCAGCTGAGCCGCCGGTCCGGTGCCGTCGGCGAGGACCTCGGGGTGGACCCGCTGCTCGTCGTCGCCCCGGCGCTGGCCCTGCTGGCCGGCACGGTCCTGACGCTGCGGCTGCTGCCGCCGCTGGCCCGGCTCGCCGAGCGCCGTGCCGCCCGTGGGCGCGGGCTGCCGGGGGCGCTGGCCGGCTGGCAGCTCAGCCGTCGCCCGATGCGCGGGGCCGGCCCGGTGCTGCTGATGGTGCTCGCCGTGGCGCTGGGCATGCTGGCGATCGCCCAGGGCTCCTCGTGGCAGCGCTCGCAGGACGACCAGGCGGACTTCCGGGCCGGCGCGCCCGTGCGGGTCCTGACCAACGGCGTCGAGGGGCCGGGGCGCGGCGCGGTGTACACGGGGACACCCGGCGCCCGCGCGTCCGCCCCCGCCTTCCGTACGACCGTGCCGCTGTCCGGCAGGCGCACGGCCACGGTGCTGGCGCTGGACACCTCCGACGCCGCGGACGTCCTGCTGATGCGTTCCGACCTGGCGGAGGTGCCGATGCGCACGGCGCTGTCCGAGCTGACGCCGAAGGGCACCACGGCGGGCGTCCGGCTCCCGGCCGACACCGCGCGGCTGGTGCTGACCGCCGCGTCGCACGGTGCGGACGACGGCACCACGGCCGACCTGACCGCCACCGTGGAGGACCCCCACGGCACCCCGTACGCGCTGGAGTTGGGCCCGCTGCGCCAGGACGGGCGGCCGCACGACCTCGCGGTGGACCTCCTGGACGCCGACGGGGGGCCGCCGGGCCCGCTGACCCTGACGGGGTTCCAGCTGGACTCGGACCAGGTGGCGGAGAAGACCCGGCGGCACCGGCTCGCCCTCACCGCGCTGACCGCCACCGACACCGCCGGCCGGCGGCACGCCCTGGAGCTGTCGGCCCCCTGGCAGCCGTCCGCCCACGGCAGCGGCGCGATGCCCGCCGGCGGCCGCGGCGTGCGTCCGCGAATGGTCACCGGCGCCCCGGCCACCGTCGACTACGACACCGCGCCCGTCCCGCCGGACATGTCCTGGCTGCCCTCGACGCTCACGATCGCGCTGCGTGTCCCGCAGCCGCCCGTGCCCGTGGTCGACGGCGTGGCGACGGACCGGTACCTCGCCTCGACCGGCGCCCGGATCGGTCAGCGGCTGAACGTGGAGATCAACGGCGACACCGTCCCGGTGCGGCTCGTCAGGGCGGTGCGGGAGCTGCCGACCGCCCCGTCGGGCACGCCGGACGACGGCGGCGCCCTGCTGGTGAACCTGCGCTCCGTCAACCGGGCCCTCCAGGCCCGCCGGGGCGACCCGGTGCGGCCGAACGAGTGGTGGCTGGCGGGCGAGCCCGGCCGGGCCGCGACGGTGGCGGCGGCGCTCAGGGACCGGCCCGACATCGACCCGTCCCGGGTGGTGGTCCGCGACGAGATCGCGGCCCAGCTGCGCGACGACCCGTTCGGAGCCGGGCCGGGGAACGCGTTCGCCGCGGCGGCCCTCGCCGCCGCGGCCCTGACGGCGGTCGGTTTCGCGGTGAGCGCGGCCGGGGCGCTGCGGGACCGGTCCGCCGAGTTCGCGGTGCTCCGCGCCCTGGGAGCCTCCCGCCGACGGCTGGCCCGGGTGGTCCTCGTCGAGTACGGGGTGCTGGTCGGGACGGCGCTCGCGGTGGGCGTCCTGCTCGGCGCGGTGCTGGCCCGGGCGGTGATCCCGCTGGTCATGCTGACCGCCGACGCCACCCGGCCGCTTCCGGACGTACTGGTGGTGCTGCCGCCGCTGCGGGTGGCCGCGCTGCTGGCCGCCGTGGCCGCCGCCCCGCTCGCGATCACGGCCGTACTGGCCCTGCGCAGGGCCGACCCGGTGTCGTCCCTGCGCGGCCGGGGAGGTGAGTGAGGTGACCGAACGGCCCTCCCGGCGGCCGCGCGAGACCGCCTCCGGAGTGACCGTGCCGTCCGGGGTGACCGTGCCGTGGGTGCGCACCCGGCTGCGGGCCGCTCCGGGCGCCGCGGTGGCGCTCGCCCTGCTGGTCGCGGTGACGGCGTTCCTCGCCGCCGCGCTGCCGCCGGCGGTCGACCGGTACGACGACGCGGGACTGCGCCGGGCGCTGGAGACCGCCGGCCCGGCCCGCACCACCGTCCAGTTCCAGACCTCGGACTCCGACCTGTACACCAGCACCGGACCGTGGAACGAACGACTGGACGGGGACGCCGTCCGCGGCCCGTTCCCCAAGCTGCTCGGTCTGCCCGGCCGGTCGCTGCCGATCGACGCGGACCAGTCCTCCGCGGGTGTCCGCACCACCGAGCGGATGCCGGCCCCGGACCCCTTCCTGTCCCGGCCGGACCGGATCGACCCGAAGTTCCACCTCTTCGCCGCGACCGGACTCGGGGAGCACTCCCGGATCCGGGAAGGCCGGCTGCCGGAGGCCCCCGCGGACAACGGCCCGGACACCAGGACACTGGAGGCCGCCGTGTCCACCGAGACGGCGGCGAAGCTGAACATCCGGGTGGGATCGGTCATCCATCTCCCCCGGGCGGAGGACACGCTGGCGGTGCGCGTCACCGGCCTGGTCACCCCGCGCGACCCGGGCGGTGCCTACTGGTCCGCCGTCCCCCTGCTGCGCACCCCGAGCCTGGCGTCGGTCCCGGACGACCCGGAGCGCAGGGTGTTCTGGGTCGGTGCCCTGCTGGTGTCCCCGGACGCGGGGCCGTCCCTGCTGGGGACGGCCGGGTTCCCCGCGCGGTACTGGATCCTGGCGCCCGACCTCTCCGCCCTGCACGGCCGTGACCTGGAACGGCTGACGTCGACCCTCGCCTCCCTGGAGTCGGGTCCGCTGTCGGAACGGGCCTCCGCCGCCGTCTCGCCGTACCTGATCGCGGACACCGAACTCGACAGGGTGCTCGGCGACTACGACGGTCTCCGCTCGGTCATCGGCCCGCTGGTCGCCGTGGCCGTCTTCGGCACCGGCACGGTCGCCGCCGTGGTTCTGTGCATGGCGGGCGGGCTCGCCGCCCAGCGGCGCCGTACCGAGTTCGTGCTGCTGCGCGCCCGCGGTGTGTCCCTGCGCGGTCTGGCGGGCCGGCTGCTGGCGGAGACGGCGGTGGTCGCCGTGCCGGCCGCCGCTCTCGGTCTGCTCGCCGCCCGGCTCGCCGTCGGCCAGGGCCGGCTGCGGTACTCCGTGGCCGCGGCCGGCGGTGTCGCCCTGCTCGCGGCGCTGGCGCTGCCGCTGCGGGCCGTCGCCGCCCACCGCGCGGTGGGGGTGCACACCGGCCGCGACGACGTCGCCCGCGCCCGGCCGTCCCGGAAGCGCCTGGTCGCCGAGGTGACGCTGCTCGCCCTGGCGGCGGGCGCGGTCCTGGCCCTGCGCACGCGCGGCACGTCCGACGACGGCACCGCCTCCGGGGACGAACTGGTGTCCCTGGCCCCGGTGCTCGTGGCCGTGATCGCCGCCCTGGTGATGGTGCGCCTGTACCCGCTGCCGCTGCGCGGACTGGCCCGTCCGGCGCGCCGGATGCGAGGGGTGGTCGGCCCGCTGTCGCTGGCCCGTGCGGGACGCGCGTCCGGTTCCGCGGTGCTGCCCCTGCTCGCGCTGCTGACCGCGCTGACCACGGCCGCGTTCGGCGGGTCGGTGCTCGCCGGGGTGAGCGACGCCCGTGCCCGCGCGGCGGAGCTCTCCGTCGGCGCCGACGCCCGCGTCGACGGCCTCGGGGCACGGCCGGCCGGCGTCGCCGAACGGGTCCGCCGCGTGTCCGGCGTCGAGGACGTCACCGCGGTGAACGTGAGCTACGGCGCCCGCGCCGCGAACCACCAGGTCCCCGTCGCACTCGCCGGTGTGGACCCCGACGGTTACGCCGCTCTCAGCCGGCGCATGGACCTCGGCCCCTTCGACCCGGACGCGTTGCGGGCCTCCGGCAAGAAGGCCGTCCCCGCCCTCGGCTCCCCCGGCATGGTCGCGCGTTTCGGCACCCGGCCCTTCGAGGTACGCCTGGAGGACGGCGCCGCGGTCTCCGTACGGATCATGACGGTGACGGAGTGGACGCCCGCGGTCGCCGGGGACGACTTCCTGGTCATGGACGCCTCCGTGCTGTCCGGCGGGCTCACCCGGCCCACCGGGCTGCTGATCACCGGGGACCGTGCCGACCCGGCGGCGCTGCGGAAGGCGGCGGGCGGTGGCGCGCGGGTCGTGCTGCGGTCGGCGGAACTCGCGTCGTTCGTCGACTCGCCGCTGCAGTCCGGGGCCGAGCGCGTCTACGCGGCCGCGGTCGCGGCGGGCACCGGGTACGCCGTGCTCGCGCTGCTGCTGACCCTGCTGCGCGCCGCACCCGAACGGGCCGCGCTGCTGGCCCGGCTGCGCACCATGGGCCTCACCCGGGCGCAGGGCCGCCGGCTGCTCGTCCTGGAGTCGCTGCCGCAGGCGCTGCTCGCCGCGCTCGGCGGCACCCTCACCGCCTGGGCCGCGATCCGGCTGCTGGCGCCCGGCATCGACCTGACGACCGTCGCCGTCTCCACCTCCTCCTCGCTCGCGGTGCGGGCGGTGCTGCGCACCGACCCGGTGTCGCTGCTGGTGCCGGCGCTGGCGGTGGTCGCCCTGACCGTCGGGATCGCGGCGGTGCAGGCCTGGTGGACGGGGCGCCGCGGGTCGGTGCGTGAGCTGAGGGTCGGGGATGCCCGGTGACCGTGCCCGTGCCCGCCCCCGTGTCGCGTCGTTCCCTTCCCGCAGGAGGCCCCCGATGACCTCGGACCCCACTCTGGCCGACCTCGCCGACCGCGTCACGGCCGGCCGCAACCGTCCCGCGTACGGCCATGACGCGCTCATCACCTGCGACCGCCTGGTCCGCGTGTTCACCGCGGACGGGGTGGAGGTGCAGGCCCTGCAGGGGCTGGACCTGCTGGTGCGGGAGGGCGAACTGATGGCGCTGGTCGGCGCGTCCGGCAGCGGCAAGTCGACCCTGATGAACATCCTCGCCGGGCTGGACACCCCCACGGCCGGCGCGGCCCGGGTGGCGGGCCGCGACCTGCTCACGATGACCGCGAAGGACCGTCTCGCCTACCGCAGGGAGGTCGTCGGGTTCGTGTGGCAGCAGACCTCCCGCAACCTGCTGCCGTATCTGACCTCGGCGCAGAACGTCGCGCTGCCCATGCAGCTCGCCGGGCGCCGCGGCCGGTTCCGGTCGGCGCGCCGGGCCCGCACCGAACATGCCCTGGAACTGCTGGAGTTGCTGGAGGTCGCGGACTGCCGGGACCGGCGCCCGCACGAGATGTCCGGCGGCCAGCAGCAGCGGGTGGCCATCGCCGTGGCGCTGGCGGGCGACCCGTCGGTGCTGCTCGCGGACGAACCCACCGGGGAGCTGGACTCGAACACCGCGGAGCAGATCTTCGCCGCGTTCCGCACGGCGAACGAGCAGCTCGGCACGACCGTCGTGATCGTCACCCACGACCAGACGGTGGCGAACGAGGTCAGCCGCACGGTCGCCATCCGCGACGGCCGCACCTCCACGGAGGTGCTGCGCCGCAGCGAGGTGGACGAGGCCACCGGCCACGAGAAGCTGGTCGCCCGGGAGTACGCGATGCTGGACCGCGCGGGCCGCCTCCAGCTGCCCGCCGAGTACACCACCGCCCTGGGCATGCGCGACCGTGTGGCCCTGGAACTGGAACCGGACCACATCGCCGTCCGCCCGGACACCGACGAACGGGACTGAGCACCGGGGGGGCGCGTACGAGTGCCCTCTGCGGCTCACCGGTGCCTGGACGGCTTGCGGTACCCGAACGACGCCCGGGACCGGGAAGGCGCACGGTGCCGGGAAAGCACCCGGTGCGGGGAAGGCGCCCGGTACCTCAGCGGACGCTGATCCCCAGGGTGCCGAGTCCCGCCCGGCGTACGGCGACCGATCCGTAGGGCGTGCGCAGCCGCAGCCAGGACCCGGAGGAGAACAGCACCTGGTCGTCGCCGCGCAGGAAGCCGAGCGACTGGGCGGCGTGCACCGCCCGCACCGGGAGGCCGGTCCCCGCGACCGTGCGGGACCATATCTCCCGCCCGATCCGGTCGAGTTCGGCCCGGGTGCGGGCCTCGGGCGCCAGCTCCTCGGTGCGGGAGCGGAACTCCGCGACCGACGCGGCCACGAGCCGCCGCAGCTGCCCCGGCTCCGGCAGGCCCGGCTCGGCCTGCCAGCCGCCGCGCGGCGGGAGCACCCCAGCCCACGGCGGACCGGTCACCGCCGCGGGCACGCCGGCCGTGGCGGCGGACTCGTCCACCGTCTCCAGCAGCTCGCCCGCGGACACCGTCACGTCCAGCGTGACGTCGATCCCGTTCTCGTACGGCTTGGCCAGCCGGACCGCGCGGATCGCCAGCACCTCGAACGACGGGGGCCGCCCGAACACGGCGAGCGCCGTACCGGCCGCCTGGAGCCGGACGGCGGCGCCGCGGTCGTAGTGCAGCAGCCGGGACAGGAAGGCCGCGAGATCCGCGGCCTCCCCCTCGTCGGCGAGGTGGAGCACCGTCATGCGGCGACGGCCTCCTCCTTCTCGTCGGCGGCGTCGTCCGTGTACTCCTGGAGGAACTCGCGCTCCTCCGCGGTGAGCCGCCGGGGGCGCTGCGCCTCGAAGTCGAACGGCACGATCACCGTCGACGCGCGGACGTAGACCACGTCGTCGTCCTTCACCTCGTAGGTGAGGGTGAAGGACGCCGCCCTGATCTGCGTGACCCACAGCTCGACGTCCACCGGGTGGTGCCGGTGGACGAGCTGCCGCTTGTAGTCGATCTCGTGGCGCGCCACCACGGACCCCTGCTTGAAGTCCTTCTCCGGGCGGAACAGGAAGTCGATACGGGCCTCCTCCAGGTAGCGGAGGAACACCACGTTGTTGACGTGGCCGTACGCGTCCATGTCCGCCCAGCGCAGCGGGCAGCGGTAGATGTGCCGCAAGAGATCAGCCCCGGGTCAGCTTCTTGTAGGTGGCGCGGTGCGGGCGCGCGGCGTCCGGGCCGAGCCGCTCGATCTTGTTCTTCTCGTAGGACTCGAAGTTGCCCTCGAACCAGAACCACTTGGAGTCGCCCTCGTAGGCCAGGATGTGCGTGGCCACGCGGTCGAGGAACCACCGGTCGTGGGAGACGACCACGGCGCAGCCGGGGAACTCCAGCAGCGCGTTCTCCAGGCTGCCGAGGGTCTCGACGTCGAGGTCGTTGGTCGGCTCGTCGAGGAGCAGCAGGTTGCCGCCCTGCTTGAGGGTGAGCGCGAGGTTGAGGCGGTTGCGCTCACCGCCGGAGAGCACACCGGCCGGCTTCTGCTGGTCCGGGCCCTTGAAACCGAACGCGGACACGTACGCACGCGACGGCATCTCGACCTGGCCGACGTTGATGTAGTCCAGCTCGTCGGAGACGACGGCCCACAGCGTCTTCTTCGGGTCGATGTTCTCGCGGCTCTGGTCGACGTACGAGATCTTGACGGTCTCGCCGACCTTGATCGTGCCGGAGTCCGGCTCCTCGAAGCCCTGGATCATCTTGAACAGCGTGGTCTTGCCGGCGCCGTTCGGGCCGATGACGCCGACGATGCCGTTGCGCGGGAGCGTGAAGCTCAGGTCGTCGATGAGGAGCTTGTCACCGAAGCCCTTGGTGAGGTTGTTGACCTCCACGACGACGTTGCCCAGACGCGGGCCCGGCGGGATCTGGATCTCCTCGAAGTCCAGCTTCCGCATCTTGTCGGCCTCGGCGGCCATCTCCTCGTAGCGGGCCAGACGCGCCTTGGACTTGGCCTGGCGGCCCTTGGCGTTGGACCGCACCCACTCGAGCTCGTCCTTGAGCCGCTTGGCGCGCTTGGCGTCCTTCTGGCCCTCGACCTTGAGGCGGGTGGCCTTGGTCTCCAGGTACTTGGAGTAGTTGCCCTCGTAGCCGTGCAGCCGGCCGCGGTCGACCTCGCAGATCCACCCGGCGACGTTGTCCAGGAAGTACCGGTCGTGGGTCACGGCCACGACGGTGCCCTCGTACTTGGCGAGGTGCTGCTCCAGCCAGTTCACCGACTCGGCGTCGAGGTGGTTGGTGGGCTCGTCGAGCAGCAGCAGGTCGGGCGCCTCGAGCAGCAGCTTGCACAGCGCCACGCGGCGCTTCTCGCCACCGGAGAGGTTCGCCACCGGCCAGTCGCCGGGCGGGCAGCCCAGGGCGTCCATGGCCTGCTCCAGCTGCGCGTCGAGGTCCCAGGCGTTGGCGTGGTCGAGCTGCTCCTGGAGCTTGCCCATCTCGTCCATGAGCTCGTCGGTGTACTCGGTCGCCATCTGCTCGGCGATCTCGTTGAACCGGTCGAGCTTGCCCTTGACCTCGGCGACACCCTCCTGGACGTTCTCCAGGACGGTCTTGTCCTCGTTCAGCGGCGGCTCCTGGAGCAGGATGCCGACGGTGTAACCGGGAGTGAGGAAGGCGTCACCGTTCGACGGCTGCTCCAGCCCCGCCATGATCTTCAGAACCGTCGACTTACCGGCGCCGTTCGGGCCGACGACGCCGATCTTCGCTCCCGGCAGGAAGCTCAGGGTGACGTCGTCGAGAATCACCTTGTCGCCGTGCGCTTTGCGCGCCTTGCGCATGGTGTAAATGTACTCAGCCAAGAGAAACCGTCCGGCAACTTGAAATCTGGCAGTGGGCAGATACACCCCATCTTGCCGTACCGCCACCCCTGCGCGGAAACGCGTGACCGGCGGCCCCTCTGACCTGGGGTTTCCCTGCCGCCCCGAACACTGCGCCCCTCACTCTGCGTCACCACCGGCCGACACGGACACCTCGCACGGCCCAGCACAGGCCCGGCATTCAGCCGCCTCCCCACGGGCGCGGGGCGCGGGCTACCGTGCTGTCGTGACCGGCTCGCAGGAGCGCCCTCTCCTCTTCCTCGACGTCGACGGCCCCCTGATCCCCTTCGGGTCGTCGGCCCGGTCCTCACAGGTCGGCGCCCCCGCTCCGGTGGCGGCTGCCGGGGGCAACCCCTTGCTCGGCCGGCTCGACCCCCGCGTCGGCACGCGTCTTCTCGCCCTGGGCTGCTCGCTCGTCTGGGCCACGACCTGGATGGAGGAGGCGAACGAGGTCGTCGCCCCGCTGGTCGGTCTGCCCAGGCTGCCCGTCCTGGAGTGGCCGGACACCGGCGAGGCGGCCCCGCGCGGCCTGCACGGGAAGACCCGCGCCCTCGTCGAGCGGGCCGGCGGCCGGCCGTTCATCTGGGTCGACGACGAGATCGGCCCCCTGGACCGCCAGTGGGTCGCCGCCGCCCACCTCGGCCCCGCGCTGCTCCACCGGGTCGACCCGGCCAGGGGCCTCGCGGCCGCCGACTTCGGCACACTCGCCGCCTGGCTGGCCACCGTCACCCGGTGAGGCCCTCTGGCGTGTCCGTCAGGCGTCCCCGCCGGAGGCGTTCTGGCGCTGACGGGTGATGACCAGGGCCGCGCCGCCGAGGACGACCAGGGTTATGGCCGTGCCGGTGATCCACGGCGTGATGCCGGAGGCACCGGTCTGGGCGAGGTTGACGTCGGTGACCGCGGTGGTCACGGGAGGGGCGGTCGGGCCGGACAGGGTCTGCGTCGTCGTGCCCGTCTCGGCGGACCGCGTGCGGCAGTCGAGCACCCCGGTGAAGCGCTGCTCGAAGCCGTCCGTGCCCACGACGGTGAAGTCGTACGGCCGGTCCTCGTTCAGCGGGACCGTCACCGTGTCGGAGGCGCCGGCCTCGACGGTGTACTCCGTGCCCGCCAGCTCGAAGGTGAACGGGGCGTCGCCCCGGTTGGCGACGGTGACGTCCACACCGCCCTTGGCGCAGTTCTCGCGGGCCGAGACCGCCGGTATCGCCCCCTCCCCCGCCCAGGTCGCGGTCGCCGTCGCCGAGACGGTCGACTCGCTGGACCCGGCCAGGA contains these protein-coding regions:
- the ettA gene encoding energy-dependent translational throttle protein EttA, giving the protein MAEYIYTMRKARKAHGDKVILDDVTLSFLPGAKIGVVGPNGAGKSTVLKIMAGLEQPSNGDAFLTPGYTVGILLQEPPLNEDKTVLENVQEGVAEVKGKLDRFNEIAEQMATEYTDELMDEMGKLQEQLDHANAWDLDAQLEQAMDALGCPPGDWPVANLSGGEKRRVALCKLLLEAPDLLLLDEPTNHLDAESVNWLEQHLAKYEGTVVAVTHDRYFLDNVAGWICEVDRGRLHGYEGNYSKYLETKATRLKVEGQKDAKRAKRLKDELEWVRSNAKGRQAKSKARLARYEEMAAEADKMRKLDFEEIQIPPGPRLGNVVVEVNNLTKGFGDKLLIDDLSFTLPRNGIVGVIGPNGAGKTTLFKMIQGFEEPDSGTIKVGETVKISYVDQSRENIDPKKTLWAVVSDELDYINVGQVEMPSRAYVSAFGFKGPDQQKPAGVLSGGERNRLNLALTLKQGGNLLLLDEPTNDLDVETLGSLENALLEFPGCAVVVSHDRWFLDRVATHILAYEGDSKWFWFEGNFESYEKNKIERLGPDAARPHRATYKKLTRG
- a CDS encoding acyl-CoA thioesterase; protein product: MRHIYRCPLRWADMDAYGHVNNVVFLRYLEEARIDFLFRPEKDFKQGSVVARHEIDYKRQLVHRHHPVDVELWVTQIRAASFTLTYEVKDDDVVYVRASTVIVPFDFEAQRPRRLTAEEREFLQEYTDDAADEKEEAVAA
- a CDS encoding ABC transporter ATP-binding protein, translating into MTSDPTLADLADRVTAGRNRPAYGHDALITCDRLVRVFTADGVEVQALQGLDLLVREGELMALVGASGSGKSTLMNILAGLDTPTAGAARVAGRDLLTMTAKDRLAYRREVVGFVWQQTSRNLLPYLTSAQNVALPMQLAGRRGRFRSARRARTEHALELLELLEVADCRDRRPHEMSGGQQQRVAIAVALAGDPSVLLADEPTGELDSNTAEQIFAAFRTANEQLGTTVVIVTHDQTVANEVSRTVAIRDGRTSTEVLRRSEVDEATGHEKLVAREYAMLDRAGRLQLPAEYTTALGMRDRVALELEPDHIAVRPDTDERD
- a CDS encoding HAD domain-containing protein; translation: MTGSQERPLLFLDVDGPLIPFGSSARSSQVGAPAPVAAAGGNPLLGRLDPRVGTRLLALGCSLVWATTWMEEANEVVAPLVGLPRLPVLEWPDTGEAAPRGLHGKTRALVERAGGRPFIWVDDEIGPLDRQWVAAAHLGPALLHRVDPARGLAAADFGTLAAWLATVTR